Within the Acidimicrobiales bacterium genome, the region GGGGGCTCGTCGGGGTCGGCGCTACCGGCGCCAGGTCCTCCCCGACCAGTGCGGACCGCTCAGGCCATGAACTCCTCGATGAGGCGGTTGACCTCATCGGGCGCCAGCAGCTGGTTGAAGTGACCCACGCCCGGGGTGCGGGCGTTGCGGAGCGCCGGTGACAGCGCCTCGAGCTTCTCGGGCTGGTTGATCGCCTGGTCGGCGTGGATGGCGAGAACGGGGGCGCGCACCGCCCTCAGCGCCGCCGCCCCGTCCCACGCTCCCATGCCGCGCATGCACGCCAGGGCCACGTGGTCCGGCGGCCTCAGCATCTCCCCCACCACGCGCGCCTTCAGGGCGGGATCGTCGGTGGGCAGGAAGAGCGCGCCTTCGACGAATGACCTCCTGACGGCCCCGACGTCGGCTCCGCTGAGGTTCTCGGCGATCGGCCCGAACAGCGCCGCCTGCTCCTCGAGGGAGCCGAGGGGCGCGGCGTCGACCAGCACCAGCGCCGACACGAGCTCGGGGTAGCTGGCCGCCAGCTGCACGACGACGGCCGCCCCCATGCTGTGGCCGACCGCCACCGCGCCGTGGAGATCCAGCTTGGCGGCCGTCAACGCCACATCGTCGGCCAGGACCGGGATCCCGTAGTCCCCCTCCGGCGCCTCACTGGCACCGTGGCCGCGCAGGTCGACGGCCACCACGCGGTGGTGGCGCCCGAAATGGTCGAACTGCGGGGCGAAGTAGGTGTGGTCACACGTCCACCCGTGCACGAACAGCATCGGCGGCGCACCTTGGCCCGCCTCGTCGTAGGCCAGCTCCACGCCCGGGAGGGTATCGTGACGATGTGCGCTTCAACCACATGGAGCTGACCTTTGCCAAGGGAACGCTGACCGACGAGTTCAGGGAGGAGGTGGACGCCTTCTACGGCTCGGTGTTCGGTTGGAAGACCACCGACACCGAGGTCGTGGGCCAGCGCTGCCACCTGCTCCTCCCGGACCCCGACCAGTTCATCCTCCTGGCCGAGAGCAGCAAGCCGATGAGCTCCCCCGGCTACGACCACCTCGGCCTGCTCCAGGACACACGTGACGAGGTGGACGACCTCCTCGAGGCGTGCAAGCGCTACCGCGACAAGGACGACCGGGTACAGATCCAGGAGTACGAGGACCTGGTCTACCCGCAGCTGACGGTGCACGCCTTCTACGTGAAGTACCTGCTCCCGATCTACTTCGACGTCCAGTCGATGGAGCGCCGCTAACCGCTCGTCCGGCCGATCAGCGCACCCACCTTGGGGGGCGGTAGAGGCGGAGGGCCCGTTCACGGTGGCGCTCCTCCTCCAACTGCCGGCGGCGGGCGGACAACAGGTCATAGGTGGTGAGCACCCCGACCACCTCTCCCGGCCGGTCGCGGTCGACGATCGGCAGGGCGCCGAGCTCGTGCGCCGCCATGCGGTCCGCCACCGGGCGCAGAGTCTCGTCAGGGTAGGCGGTGATCACCGTCGTGTGCATCACCGACCCGACCGGTCCGGCTCCGTCGGCGGCCGGCGGCAGGTCCGTGGCTCCTACCACGCCGACCATGAGGCCGGCCTCGTCGACGACCGGGTACAGCTTCTGGCGCCGGAGGAGCGGATCTTCCAGGGCGGACCGCATCTCGTTGGCGGACGTGCCGGCCGTCACGGTGTAGAGCTCCCGCTGCATCACCTCCCGTGCGAACATCGCCTCCAGCGGGTCGACGCCGTACTCCCTCATCACGTGGAAGCCCCTCCGGGCCACCTTCTCGGTGAGGATCGAACGCCTCAGTACCAACGCCGAGACGAGATGGGCCAGGGCGCACGCGATGAGGAGCGGCAGCAGGGTCCCGTTGTCGTGGGTGAGCTCGAAGGCGAACACGATCGACGTGAACGGTGACCGGGTCACCCCCGCCAGCGTGGCGGACATGCCCACGAGCGCCCACGCCCCCGCCGGCCCGCCGAAGGCGTGGCCCATCACACCACCGAGGGCGGCACCCATTATCAACAGCGGCGCCAGGATGCCGCCGCTGGTG harbors:
- a CDS encoding VOC family protein, which translates into the protein MRFNHMELTFAKGTLTDEFREEVDAFYGSVFGWKTTDTEVVGQRCHLLLPDPDQFILLAESSKPMSSPGYDHLGLLQDTRDEVDDLLEACKRYRDKDDRVQIQEYEDLVYPQLTVHAFYVKYLLPIYFDVQSMERR
- a CDS encoding alpha/beta hydrolase, translating into MELAYDEAGQGAPPMLFVHGWTCDHTYFAPQFDHFGRHHRVVAVDLRGHGASEAPEGDYGIPVLADDVALTAAKLDLHGAVAVGHSMGAAVVVQLAASYPELVSALVLVDAAPLGSLEEQAALFGPIAENLSGADVGAVRRSFVEGALFLPTDDPALKARVVGEMLRPPDHVALACMRGMGAWDGAAALRAVRAPVLAIHADQAINQPEKLEALSPALRNARTPGVGHFNQLLAPDEVNRLIEEFMA